The genome window CGTCCAGCATCTCCGGTTTCCGTTTCTGGCGCCCGCGCAACCAGACCGTCACCTTGACCTTGTTGCCCTCGGCCAGGAATTCCCTGATCTTTTTCAGCTTGACTTCGACGTCGTGCTCGCCGATGACCGGGGTGAACTTGATCTCCTTGACCAGGATTTTCCTCTGGTGGCGCTGGGCCTCATGGGCCTTTTTCTGCAGCGCATAGAGGTACTTGCCGTAGTCGAGGATGCGGCAGACCGGCGGCTTGGCCTCGGGCGAAATCTCGACCAGGTCCAGCTCTTTTTCCCTGGCGATCTCCATGGCCTGGGCGACGGAAAGGATGCCGACCTGGTTCTTTTCCTCGTCGATCAGGCGGATTTCCTTGGCCGTGATCTCCTCGTTGATCCGATGCGGGTTTTTCTTGGGAATGGGTTTACTGAATCTCATAAGTTTGGCTTTTTTCCTCTACTTTTGTTTTTATTTTAGCGATGAACGCGGGAAGCGCCATTTTGCCCTGGTCGCCCTGCTTGTGGATGCGGTAGGAGA of Candidatus Aminicenantes bacterium contains these proteins:
- the infC gene encoding translation initiation factor IF-3; protein product: MRFSKPIPKKNPHRINEEITAKEIRLIDEEKNQVGILSVAQAMEIAREKELDLVEISPEAKPPVCRILDYGKYLYALQKKAHEAQRHQRKILVKEIKFTPVIGEHDVEVKLKKIREFLAEGNKVKVTVWLRGRQKRKPEMLD